The proteins below come from a single Eucalyptus grandis isolate ANBG69807.140 chromosome 3, ASM1654582v1, whole genome shotgun sequence genomic window:
- the LOC104439469 gene encoding disease resistance protein RUN1-like gives MMKTRSCSETGSTSHYTFGAKFGVFLSFRGPDTRTNFTDSLYHALLDKGIHVFIDKKGIDIGEEIGLEILQAINDSKICIPIFSKSYASSSWCLHELKHMMERRKTNELEVLPIFYDVTHADVKLETNVYRYQLTQHKLKHETETVRLWRKALKEAAKIKGWDTKDIGENKRAATYMWDDCGLFPNEGIDVLLLMSLVKVGVKNKLWMHDQLKDLGKGIVRNENCKDSGKRSRVWNHEEALDMMIRKKGTETIEAICANFDGVLLTPEEFTKVPNIRFLAMINGNLSGNFKDLFPELRWLSWKNCPLYLQATNFCPKNLLILDL, from the exons ATGATGAAAACAAGGAGTTGTTCAGAAACGGGATCCACTAGCCACTACACATTTGGAGCTAAGTTTGGTGTGTTTTTAAGTTTTCGAGGACCGGATACTCGCACTAACTTCACGGATTCCCTCTATCATGCCTTGCTAGATAAGGGTATACATGTTTTCATTGACAAGAAGGGGATTGACATTGGTGAAGAGATTGGTCTGGAAATTTTGCAGGCCATCAATGATTCGAAAATCTGCATTCCTATCTTCTCCAAAAGTTATGCTTCTAGTAGTTGGTGCCTTCACGAGTTGAAACACATGATGGAGCGCAGGAAAACCAATGAACTGGAGGTTCtgcccattttctatgatgtgaCACATGCTGACGTGAAACTTGAAACCAATGTGTATAGGTATCAATTAACTCAGCATAAGCTAAAACATGAGACTGAGACAGTGCGTCTCTGGCGGAAGGCACTCAAGGAGGCTGCTAAAATCAAGGGATGGGACACCAAGGACATAGG AGAGAATAAGAGAGCTGCAACTTATATGTGGGATGACTGTGGATTGTTTCCAAATGAAGGGATTGATGTCCTACTTTTGATGTCCTTAGTAAAAGTTGGAGTAAAGAATAAGTTATGGATGCATGACCAGCTTAAAGACTTAGGGAAGGGCATTGTACGTAATGAAAATTGCAAAGATTCAGGAAAGCGGTCTCGGGTGTGGAATCATGAAGAAGCATTGGATATGATGATAAGGAAGAAG GGAACTGAGACTATTGAAGCGATTTGTGCAAACTTTGACGGAGTTCTTTTGACACCAGAAGAATTTACGAAAGTGCCAAATATAAGATTTCTCGCAATGATAAATGGAAACCTCTCCGGAAATTTTAAGGATCTCTTTCCAGAactaagatggctttcttggaaGAATTGCCCTTTATATTTGCAAGCAACCAACTTTTGCCCCAAAAATCTACTCATCCTTGACCTATAG